The following proteins are encoded in a genomic region of Mustela erminea isolate mMusErm1 chromosome 3, mMusErm1.Pri, whole genome shotgun sequence:
- the POU5F2 gene encoding POU domain, class 5, transcription factor 2, whose protein sequence is MAGNRPSDFSPLPGSSRGGPRGPMPVRVGAPVWLSAQAVPSMLMIRPGISPGPEGWEVPLGPQPYGFYSGMAPHRPRVGAGEAGPRFRSPSEGAFRRPYMVLQCTPSLVLPEDVSKVEKEMEQLAKELRQKRMALGYSQADVGFAMGALFGRVLSQTTICRFESQQLSLANMWKLRPLLKMWLEEVDTKNFLGIRKMEMILRQARKQRRASRENRIRNNLEQLFLQCPKPTPQQISCIAEQLRLQKELVQVWFHNRIKMDRQPTIDFSPLANVGAAGPPFPGGPVCFPLASGIHFGAPHYEEPYFIPMYSPTPFPVSGTFLSARVNAQGHPRLSN, encoded by the coding sequence ATGGCCGGAAACAGGCCCTCAGACTTCTCCCCACTGCCAGGCAGTAGTAGGGGCGGGCCCAGAGGGCCAATGCCAGTGCGGGTTGGTGCTCCGGTCTGGTTGAGTGCCCAGGCCGTTCCCAGCATGCTGATGATCCGACCAGGGATCAGCCCAGGCcctgaggggtgggaggtgccCCTGGGTCCACAACCCTACGGATTCTACAGTGGGATGGCACCCCACAGGCCCAGGGTCGGAGCTGGTGAGGCTGGGCCCCGGTTCCGGAGCCCCTCGGAGGGCGCCTTCCGGAGACCCTACATGGTCCTGCAATGCACCCCGAGTTTGGTGCTGCCAGAGGACGTCTCGAAGGTAGAGAAAGAGATGGAGCAGCTGGCCAAAGAGCTGAGGCAAAAGAGGATGGCCCTGGGGTATTCACAGGCCGACGTGGGGTTCGCCATGGGGGCTCTTTTTGGAAGAGTGCTTAGCCAGACAACCATCTGCCGCTTCGAGTCCCAGCAGCTCAGCCTCGCCAACATGTGGAAGCTGCGGCCACTACTGAAAATGTGGCTGGAGGAGGTGGACACCAAGAACTTTCTGGGCATACGCAAAATGGAGATGATCCTGCGGCAGGCTCGGAAGCAGAGACGGGCAAGCAGGGAGAATCGCATCCGAAACAACCTGGAGCAACTCTTCTTGCAGTGCCCGAAGCCCACACCCCAGCAAATCAGCTGCATCGCTGAGCAGCTCCGGCTGCAGAAGGAGCTGGTCCAAGTTTGGTTCCATAACCGGATCAAGATGGATCGTCAGCCAACCATTGATTTCTCCCCACTGGCGAATGTGGGGGCAGCCGGGCCTCCTTTCCCAGGGGGACCAGTGTGCTTTCCCCTGGCATCAGGGATCCATTTTGGTGCCCCGCACTACGAAGAGCCCTACTTTATACCCATGTATTCCCCTACCCCTTTCCCTGTGTCAGGGACCTTCCTCTCTGCCCGAGTCAATGCTCAGGGCCACCCCAGGCTTTCAAACTGA